The Streptomyces nitrosporeus genome includes a window with the following:
- the pspAB gene encoding PspA-associated protein PspAB, translating into MGLLDSILGRSKPVRPDLDQLFAVPSAALTLRAGTGFAPTGAGSVCFAGVEGGTFARIRQDVRDLLDADTGRGGVPVEFSQDSYGYTWLLARQPADDLAALVNDLHAVNTLLQDGGFGPHLLCSLVGFRDAAGRRLALVYLYKRGTFYPFAPVADGRERRDNQLELQVRAVLGDDLRVEGDLSRWFPVWGAPGL; encoded by the coding sequence GTGGGTCTGCTCGACAGCATCCTGGGCCGCAGCAAACCGGTGCGGCCCGATCTGGACCAGCTCTTCGCCGTGCCCTCCGCCGCGCTCACCCTGCGGGCCGGGACCGGTTTCGCCCCGACCGGGGCGGGGTCGGTGTGCTTCGCCGGGGTGGAGGGCGGCACCTTCGCCCGGATCCGGCAGGACGTGCGGGACCTGCTGGACGCGGACACCGGGCGGGGCGGTGTCCCGGTGGAGTTCAGCCAGGACTCCTACGGTTACACCTGGCTGCTCGCCCGGCAGCCGGCCGACGACCTCGCCGCGCTGGTCAACGACCTGCACGCCGTCAACACCCTGCTCCAGGACGGCGGTTTCGGGCCTCATCTGCTCTGCTCGCTGGTCGGGTTCCGCGATGCCGCGGGGCGGCGGCTGGCGCTGGTCTACCTCTACAAGCGCGGCACGTTCTATCCGTTCGCCCCGGTGGCGGACGGCCGCGAGCGGCGGGACAACCAGCTGGAACTCCAGGTCCGGGCGGTCCTAGGGGACGACCTGCGGGTGGAGGGCGACCTGTCCCGCTGGTTCCCGGTGTGGGGCGCTCCGGGCCTCTGA
- the htpX gene encoding zinc metalloprotease HtpX, with protein sequence MARARSRYAPDRGLTGRMVGTMFFIGLLYVVLVGVLLAVLQGSWLVVLVVVGGMFVAQFWFSDRIAAYGMGAREVSPQEAPELHGAIDRICALADMPKPRVAIARSDVPNAFATGRSEKTALVCATTGLLRRLEPDELEGVLAHEMSHVAHRDVAVMTIASFLGVLAGIITRIALWGGFARNSRGNDPAGALLMLIPLISAVVYALSFLLTRLLSRYRELSADRTAALLTGRPSSLASALTKISGQMARIPTEDLRKAEPYNAFYFVPAFSARESLGRLLSTHPTLEQRLDQLARISSGLSRP encoded by the coding sequence ATGGCACGAGCCCGTTCCCGGTACGCCCCGGACCGCGGTCTGACCGGACGCATGGTCGGCACCATGTTCTTCATCGGCCTGCTCTACGTGGTCCTGGTGGGGGTGCTCCTCGCCGTCCTCCAGGGCTCCTGGCTGGTCGTCCTGGTCGTCGTCGGCGGCATGTTCGTCGCCCAGTTCTGGTTCAGCGACCGGATCGCGGCCTACGGGATGGGCGCGCGCGAGGTGTCCCCCCAGGAGGCCCCCGAACTGCACGGGGCGATCGACCGGATCTGCGCCCTCGCCGACATGCCCAAACCCCGGGTGGCCATCGCGCGCAGCGACGTACCGAACGCCTTCGCGACCGGGCGCAGCGAGAAGACGGCCCTGGTCTGCGCGACGACCGGGCTGCTGCGCCGGCTGGAGCCCGACGAGCTCGAAGGGGTGCTCGCGCACGAGATGTCGCACGTCGCGCACCGCGATGTCGCCGTGATGACCATCGCGTCGTTCCTGGGCGTCCTCGCCGGGATCATCACCCGTATCGCGCTCTGGGGCGGCTTCGCCCGGAACAGCCGGGGCAACGACCCGGCGGGGGCCCTCCTGATGCTGATCCCGCTGATCAGCGCCGTGGTGTACGCCCTGAGCTTCCTGCTGACCCGGCTGCTCTCGCGGTACCGGGAGCTCTCCGCCGACCGCACCGCGGCCCTGCTCACCGGCCGCCCCTCGTCGCTGGCGTCCGCACTCACCAAGATCAGCGGGCAGATGGCCCGGATCCCGACCGAGGACCTGCGGAAGGCGGAGCCGTACAACGCCTTCTACTTCGTGCCGGCCTTCTCCGCCCGGGAGAGCCTGGGGCGGCTGCTGTCCACCCATCCGACGCTCGAACAGCGTCTCGACCAGCTGGCCCGCATCTCGTCCGGCCTGTCCCGGCCGTGA
- a CDS encoding pyridoxine/pyridoxamine 5'-phosphate oxidase, which produces MTDPQKAFRDLLHAQRVWDVAELPRFDASAAPAAPLPLFHHWFAGAVAAGQREPHTMTLATVDAEGRPDARVLMLHDADERGWHFGTHATSEKGRQLAARPHAALTFYWPVQARQVRVRGTVTPVGRAESAADLRARSTGALAAALTGTQSAVLDSYDELVRASRDAYARAEDRPDTEVETWTRYVVEPHEAEFFQGDAERRHVRLRYRREAGGSWARELLWP; this is translated from the coding sequence ATGACCGATCCGCAGAAGGCCTTCCGCGACCTGCTCCACGCCCAGCGCGTCTGGGACGTCGCAGAGCTCCCCCGCTTCGACGCCTCCGCCGCGCCCGCCGCGCCCCTCCCGCTCTTCCACCACTGGTTCGCCGGGGCCGTCGCCGCCGGCCAGCGCGAGCCCCACACCATGACGCTGGCCACCGTGGACGCCGAGGGCCGTCCCGACGCGCGGGTGCTGATGCTGCACGACGCGGACGAGCGGGGCTGGCACTTCGGCACGCACGCCACCAGCGAGAAGGGCCGCCAGCTCGCCGCCCGGCCGCATGCCGCCCTCACCTTCTACTGGCCCGTCCAGGCCCGCCAGGTCCGGGTGCGGGGGACGGTCACCCCGGTGGGGCGCGCCGAGAGCGCGGCGGACCTGCGCGCCCGGTCCACCGGCGCGCTCGCGGCGGCGCTGACCGGGACGCAGAGCGCGGTGCTGGACTCGTACGACGAGCTGGTCCGGGCCTCGCGGGACGCCTACGCGCGGGCGGAGGACCGGCCGGACACGGAGGTGGAGACCTGGACGCGGTACGTCGTCGAGCCGCACGAGGCCGAGTTCTTCCAGGGTGACGCGGAGCGGCGCCATGTGCGGCTGCGCTACCGGCGCGAGGCGGGGGGCTCCTGGGCCCGGGAGCTGCTCTGGCCCTGA
- a CDS encoding TetR family transcriptional regulator, translating into MTGQVRTVDGRVAGRRGQATRQKLLDCLSEMLSSSPYRDVKVIDVARRAGTSPATFYQYFPDVEGAVLELAEEMAQEGAGLTGLVAGRSWTGKAGRQTAEELVDGFLDFWRRNDAILRVVDLGAAEGDKRFHKIRMKILNSVTSSLTASVKELQDKGKVDKDVQPAAVAGSLVMMLSAVASHQKGFTAWGVKQAELRPNLALLVHLGITGKKPAK; encoded by the coding sequence ATGACAGGACAAGTGCGTACCGTCGACGGCCGCGTGGCCGGTCGGCGCGGTCAGGCGACGCGGCAGAAGCTGCTCGACTGCCTCAGCGAGATGCTCAGCTCCTCGCCGTACCGGGACGTCAAAGTCATCGACGTCGCCCGCAGGGCGGGGACTTCACCAGCGACCTTCTATCAGTATTTCCCCGACGTCGAGGGCGCCGTCCTCGAACTCGCCGAGGAAATGGCCCAGGAGGGTGCCGGGCTGACCGGACTGGTCGCGGGGCGCTCGTGGACCGGCAAGGCGGGACGGCAGACCGCCGAGGAACTGGTCGACGGATTCCTCGACTTCTGGCGCCGCAACGACGCGATCCTGCGCGTCGTCGACCTCGGGGCCGCCGAGGGCGACAAGCGGTTCCACAAGATCCGCATGAAGATCCTGAACTCCGTGACCAGTTCGCTCACCGCCTCGGTCAAGGAGCTCCAGGACAAGGGCAAGGTCGACAAGGACGTCCAGCCGGCGGCGGTGGCCGGCTCGCTCGTCATGATGCTCTCGGCGGTCGCCTCGCACCAGAAGGGCTTCACGGCCTGGGGCGTCAAGCAGGCCGAACTCCGCCCGAACCTCGCCCTGCTGGTGCACCTCGGCATCACCGGCAAGAAGCCCGCGAAGTAG